Proteins from a single region of Trichomycterus rosablanca isolate fTriRos1 chromosome 16, fTriRos1.hap1, whole genome shotgun sequence:
- the LOC134330143 gene encoding keratin-associated protein 9-1-like has protein sequence MPQCYPSTMPQSYPSTMPQCCTMPQCYPSPMPQCCTMPQCYPSPMPQCCTMPQCYPSTMPQSYPSTMPQCCTMPQCYPSTMPQCCTMPQCYPSPMPQCCTMPQCCTMPQCYPSTMPQSYPSTMPQCCTMPQCYPSPMPQCCTMPQCCTMPQCYPITRLSVTPSYTSVLSQCNPSTTPQCYLSVTSVLPQCYPSTTPLCYPSVTPAPCLSCPQSH, from the coding sequence ATGCCTCAGTGTTACCCAAGCACCATGCCTCAGAGTTACCCCAGCACCATGCCTCAGTGTTGCACCATGCCTCAGTGTTACCCCAGCCCCATGCCTCAGTGTTGCACCATGCCTCAGTGTTACCCCAGCCCCATGCCTCAGTGTTGCACCATGCCTCAGTGTTACCCCAGCACCATGCCTCAGAGTTACCCCAGCACCATGCCTCAGTGTTGCACCATGCCTCAGTGTTACCCCAGCACCATGCCTCAGTGTTGCACCATGCCTCAGTGTTACCCCAGCCCCATGCCTCAGTGTTGCACCATGCCTCAGTGTTGCACCATGCCTCAGTGTTACCCAAGCACCATGCCTCAGAGTTACCCCAGTACCATGCCTCAGTGTTGCACCATGCCTCAGTGTTACCCCAGCCCCATGCCTCAGTGTTGCACCATGCCTCAGTGTTGCACCATGCCTCAATGTTACCCCATCACACGCCTCAGTGTTACCCCATCATACACCTCAGTGTTATCCCAGTGTAACCCCAGCACCACGCCTCAGTGTTACCTCAGTGTTACCTCAGTGTTACCCCAGTGTTACCCTAGCACCACGCCTCTGTGTTACCCCAGTGTAACCCCAGCACCATGCCTCAGCTGCCCACAATCACATTGA